The Candidatus Poribacteria bacterium DNA segment CGTGAAGTGAGGGACAAAATCGCTGTAGAGAGTGGAGCCGTCGCAGTGAATTGGGAATCGTCGGCGATTGTGGATGTCTGCGCGATTAATAATATCAAATATGTCGGTATCCGCGTTATATCCGATCTGTGTATTGAAGAGGATAGCGGACCCATCCCAAAGGAACGGATTGAACGCTTACGCAGATCCACAACCGCGTATGTAAAAGCCTTAGTGGACTTTAATAAATGTGAGCAGGCATAGGAAAACAGTTTAGGGGAAGTCTTATACTGGAAAATGACTTGGGCCATGGAAAAACATGTATCTGACGCAGAACTGATGAAAATGCAGGTTGAGGCACTATTCACGCAGGATGAGAATGGGCACCTTCAGCGCATCAATGAACCTGATGGTGACACAAAACCAGCACCTCGTTTCTTCTTTGGATACACCAACGCAGGTTCAATCTGTCGATTCCGGCACGACCTTCCCGACGATGTGATTGCACAACTGAAGGAAGTCGCTGCTGCTGAACCGTTGTCCACGAATTCCCAGAAAATTCCAAGGAACCGTAGGCAATTCGAGGATATCCTTCAAAGTCATGCCCCGATTGAACACGTCTGGATCGGACCTGCTTATCGCTTTCCTAAAGATATTATACCCCCGACAAATATCGTCCAACTATCATGTAAAAATTCAGGACTCCTAAAGGGAGACTTTGCCGAAATGGTGTCGGAACTAAACAGTTTCCAACCCTATTCGGCAGTCATAGAGGATTCGCAGGCGGTGTCAATTTGCCGAAGTGTCCGCGTATCATCACGTGCTCACGAAGCAGGTGTTGATACGCTGGTTGGTTATCGTCGACGCGGATATGCGACGACGGTTGTCGCGGCTTGGGCACTCGCTGTCCGTGCCTTGAACCGCATTCCTCTCTATAGCACATCGTGGGACAATCTGGCTTCTCAAGGTGTGGCACGACGATTAGGTTTGGTGCAGTATGGGGTGGACTATCATGTGACATGAGGTCCAATTGATTTGGCATGCGTCACTTTAGAATTTCGATTCGGACAACTATGAACTTGACACCCGTCCCATAATATGATAGACTACGGCATTAGCGATAGAACCAACCAGCGATTCGGAGGAACGCCGTATGCAATGGATGGTAAATGGATACAACCCTCTTGTAAAAAAAGGAACCTGCAGTCCGTTTTACTTGATACTTATCAGTTGGATGCTGTTTTCAGTTGTTATTTCCGTAGGTTTCACCGATG contains these protein-coding regions:
- a CDS encoding GNAT family N-acetyltransferase; this encodes MTWAMEKHVSDAELMKMQVEALFTQDENGHLQRINEPDGDTKPAPRFFFGYTNAGSICRFRHDLPDDVIAQLKEVAAAEPLSTNSQKIPRNRRQFEDILQSHAPIEHVWIGPAYRFPKDIIPPTNIVQLSCKNSGLLKGDFAEMVSELNSFQPYSAVIEDSQAVSICRSVRVSSRAHEAGVDTLVGYRRRGYATTVVAAWALAVRALNRIPLYSTSWDNLASQGVARRLGLVQYGVDYHVT